From one Humulus lupulus chromosome 8, drHumLupu1.1, whole genome shotgun sequence genomic stretch:
- the LOC133795972 gene encoding uncharacterized protein LOC133795972 — MPLQKEIINVDIELVTGGLAKLLLQSSLLEQIREGQKVDDALMKQEALVQESSSSDFTMSSNGLLRYKDRIFVPDNDRDIAEFVVRCLTCNQFKAKHQRQVGLLQPLYVPEWKWEDIEMDLVVGLPRTTKNHDSAWTDGQSERTIRILEDMLRCCALDFSDSWN, encoded by the exons atgcctcttcaaaAGGAGATTATAAATGTTGACATTGAGCTTGTGACAGGAGGCCTAGCGAAACTCTTGTTACAATCCTCCCTACTAGAACAAATTAGAGAAGGACAGAAAGTGGATGAcgccctaatgaagcaagaggctttggtacaagaaagtAGTAGCAGTGACTTCACAATGTCCAGCAATGGATTGCTgcgatacaaggataggatttttGTGCCTGACAATGAT agggatattgctgagtttgtCGTCAGATGCTTAACATGCAACCAATTCAAAGCAAAACACCAAAGACAAGTAGGGTTACTTCAACCGCTTTACGTtccggaatggaaatgggaggatatagaaATGGATTTAGTGGTAGGGTTACCCAGGACCACAAAGAAtcatgattctgcttgg acagatggtcagtctgagagaacTATACGgattctagaggacatgttgaggtgttgtgctttggacttttcagatTCTTGGAACTGA